The Ornithinimicrobium faecis genome includes a window with the following:
- a CDS encoding Uma2 family endonuclease has product MTVEEIGIYTVADLELERGLDETLEQIRDEGVVGAPVLAVEILSPSTRRRDLVTKREILQRHGCAHYWVLDPDEVSLRAWRLVDGRYQLHVQAAGDQEVRLFEPAKLTLRVADLLPPRR; this is encoded by the coding sequence ATGACGGTCGAAGAGATCGGGATCTACACGGTCGCGGACCTGGAGTTGGAGCGCGGGCTCGATGAAACCCTCGAGCAGATCCGTGACGAGGGAGTCGTGGGGGCACCCGTGCTGGCAGTCGAGATCCTGTCGCCCTCCACCCGGCGTCGTGACCTCGTGACCAAGCGCGAGATCCTTCAGCGCCATGGCTGTGCGCACTATTGGGTGCTGGACCCGGACGAGGTATCGCTGCGTGCCTGGCGCCTCGTCGATGGCCGCTATCAGCTTCATGTTCAGGCTGCCGGTGACCAGGAGGTGCGGCTCTTCGAGCCTGCCAAGCTCACCCTGCGGGTGGCTGACCTCCTGCCGCCTCGGCGCTGA
- a CDS encoding GntR family transcriptional regulator, with product MSRSTAHAVSEQLSDQITEGRYPPGSRLSEEALVARLGVSRNTVREAFRLLAHDGLLVHEFNRGVFVPRVSAADVRDVYRLRRIVEPQVVRGLLLPDRHRLGRVREAVAQAREAATAGDWPQAGTGNMHFHRRLVALAGSPRLDVTMKRLMAELRLLFAVIDDPRSLYEPFVERNKALLELLEAGRFEEGAAYLEDYLADSEGWILAAFERAEQSA from the coding sequence ATGAGTCGGTCGACGGCGCACGCGGTGAGTGAGCAACTCAGCGACCAGATCACCGAGGGTCGCTATCCACCGGGATCCCGCCTGTCCGAAGAGGCCCTTGTGGCTCGGCTCGGCGTGTCCCGCAACACGGTTCGCGAGGCTTTCCGCCTGTTGGCGCACGACGGGCTTCTCGTCCACGAGTTCAACCGGGGCGTCTTCGTGCCGCGGGTGAGCGCCGCTGACGTCCGCGACGTCTATCGTCTGCGCCGCATCGTCGAGCCGCAGGTGGTGCGCGGCCTGCTGCTCCCCGACCGGCACCGACTCGGCAGGGTGCGCGAGGCGGTGGCGCAGGCCCGTGAGGCCGCGACCGCGGGTGACTGGCCCCAGGCCGGGACCGGCAACATGCACTTCCACCGGCGCCTCGTCGCGCTCGCGGGCAGCCCACGGCTCGACGTCACGATGAAGCGCCTGATGGCCGAGTTGCGGCTGCTCTTCGCGGTGATCGATGACCCCAGGTCCCTCTACGAGCCGTTTGTGGAGCGCAACAAGGCCCTGCTCGAGCTGCTCGAGGCGGGCAGGTTCGAGGAGGGGGCGGCCTATCTCGAGGACTATCTGGCCGACTCCGAGGGGTGGATCCTGGCCGCCTTTGAGCGCGCGGAGCAGTCGGCATGA
- a CDS encoding LamB/YcsF family protein produces MTVDLNSDLGEGLGSWSMGDDDALLSIVTSANVACGFHAGDPSIMRHVTQQAVANGVAIGAHVAYRDLTGFGRRFIDIDAATLQDEVTYQIGALDGFARQAGGRISYVKPHGGLYNTIVTHEAQAGAVVAAVSAYDSGLVLMGLPGSVVLRLAEEAGLRTAHEAFADRAYTPEGHLVSRKEKDSVLHDPGAIARRCIAMAAGEPIEDINGDQLTLQPDSICVHGDTPGAVEIARQVRQALEGAGVPLAPFAPAA; encoded by the coding sequence ATGACCGTTGATCTCAACTCGGACCTGGGTGAGGGCCTGGGCAGCTGGTCGATGGGCGACGACGACGCACTGCTCTCGATCGTCACCAGCGCCAACGTCGCCTGCGGCTTCCACGCCGGCGATCCCTCGATCATGCGCCACGTCACGCAGCAGGCCGTGGCCAACGGGGTCGCCATCGGCGCCCACGTCGCCTATCGGGATCTGACCGGCTTTGGCCGGCGCTTCATCGACATCGACGCGGCCACCCTGCAGGACGAGGTGACCTATCAGATCGGGGCGCTGGACGGCTTCGCCCGACAGGCCGGTGGCCGGATCTCCTACGTCAAGCCGCACGGTGGGCTCTACAACACCATCGTGACCCACGAGGCCCAGGCGGGCGCAGTGGTGGCCGCGGTCTCGGCATACGACTCGGGTCTGGTGCTGATGGGACTGCCCGGCTCGGTCGTGCTGCGCCTGGCCGAGGAGGCCGGCCTGCGGACGGCGCACGAGGCGTTTGCGGACCGGGCCTACACCCCTGAGGGACACCTGGTCTCGCGCAAGGAGAAGGACTCGGTGCTGCACGACCCGGGGGCCATCGCGAGGCGGTGCATCGCGATGGCGGCCGGGGAACCGATCGAGGACATCAACGGCGACCAGCTGACCCTGCAGCCGGACTCGATCTGCGTGCACGGCGACACTCCCGGCGCGGTCGAGATCGCCCGA
- a CDS encoding NRAMP family divalent metal transporter: MSEHSSTDTTEAKSLTPTGRGTLLGAIFLMATSSIGPGFITQTTTFTVELGAAFAFAIVVSILVDIAVQTNVWRVIGVSGKRAQELGNASLPGLGYFMAALLLVGGLVFNIGNVSGAGLGMNIMTDINPKLGAIILAVLALGIFLSKKAGIAMDRAVVVLGALMILLTLYVAITSGPPVGTALKNSVVPDEFSALAITTLIGGTIGGYIIYAGAHRLLDAGVSGPGRVRELTNSAILGIIVTGVMRVILFLAILGVVHAGAALDPDNLAASAFQAAAGNVGYRLFGVIFAAAALTSVIGCSYTTVTFLTSSTKNTARQTSYLVVGFIVLSLVLYLSIGTAPQTLLVFAGAFNGILLPVGIGVIMWVAWRRRDLLQGYEYPKWLAALGTAAWVLTIYLAINSIQPAIDLITG; encoded by the coding sequence ATGTCCGAGCACTCCTCGACCGACACCACCGAGGCCAAGTCCCTCACCCCGACCGGCAGGGGCACCCTGCTCGGCGCGATCTTCCTGATGGCGACCTCGTCCATCGGGCCCGGCTTCATCACCCAGACCACAACCTTCACCGTCGAGCTTGGCGCGGCATTCGCCTTCGCGATCGTCGTCTCGATCCTGGTGGATATTGCCGTGCAGACCAACGTCTGGCGGGTCATCGGCGTCTCCGGCAAGCGCGCCCAGGAGCTAGGCAACGCGAGCCTGCCGGGACTGGGCTATTTCATGGCAGCCCTGCTGCTGGTCGGCGGCCTGGTCTTCAACATCGGCAACGTCAGCGGCGCCGGGCTGGGCATGAACATCATGACCGACATCAATCCCAAGCTGGGCGCCATCATCCTCGCCGTGCTCGCCCTCGGCATCTTCTTGTCCAAGAAGGCCGGGATCGCGATGGACCGCGCCGTGGTCGTGCTCGGCGCCCTGATGATCCTGCTCACTCTCTATGTGGCCATCACCTCCGGGCCCCCGGTCGGCACGGCGCTGAAGAACTCCGTGGTGCCCGACGAGTTCAGCGCACTGGCCATCACCACGCTGATCGGCGGCACGATCGGCGGCTACATCATCTATGCCGGGGCGCACCGCCTGCTCGATGCCGGCGTCAGCGGCCCGGGCCGGGTTCGGGAGCTGACCAACAGCGCGATCCTGGGCATCATCGTCACGGGCGTGATGCGGGTCATCCTGTTCCTGGCGATCCTGGGCGTGGTCCACGCCGGTGCCGCTCTGGACCCGGACAATCTGGCCGCCTCAGCCTTCCAGGCCGCTGCAGGCAACGTCGGTTATCGGCTCTTCGGCGTCATCTTTGCCGCCGCTGCCCTGACCAGTGTGATCGGTTGCTCCTACACCACCGTCACGTTCCTGACCTCGAGCACCAAGAACACCGCGCGACAGACGAGTTATCTCGTGGTCGGCTTCATCGTGCTTTCGCTGGTGCTCTATCTGTCCATCGGCACCGCCCCGCAGACGCTGCTCGTCTTCGCCGGCGCGTTCAATGGCATCCTGCTGCCCGTCGGGATCGGTGTCATCATGTGGGTCGCCTGGCGGCGCCGGGACCTGCTCCAGGGCTACGAATACCCGAAGTGGCTCGCCGCGCTGGGCACGGCAGCATGGGTGTTGACCATCTATCTGGCGATCAACTCGATCCAACCCGCGATCGATCTGATCACCGGCTGA